A part of Candidatus Cloacimonadota bacterium genomic DNA contains:
- a CDS encoding nitronate monooxygenase: MSNDNLKELKIGDLTAKIPIIQGGMGVGVSLSGLASAVANEGGIGVISSAGIGMLEPDFSTNFNEANKRALRKEIRKAKKITTGIIGVNIMVALSDFDDHIQVALDEGADLLFVGAGLPLRFPKISLSGRLTKVITKVIPIVSSARAAKIIFQYWAKHYNNVPAAVVVEGPLAGGHLGFKKEQINNPDYSLEKIFPDVISVIKTFEQQFNKDIPVIAAGGIYTGADIHKFIQLGAQGVQIATRFVATHECDADIKFKEAYIKCKKKDIIIIESPVGLPGRAIKNQFLDDVSRGIKKPFKCPWQCLKTCDFKNTPYCIALALTNAKKGDLERGFAFAAANAYRVDKIVSVKELIASLLEEYKNASKRPT, translated from the coding sequence ATGAGTAATGATAATCTAAAAGAATTAAAAATAGGAGATTTGACAGCAAAAATTCCTATAATTCAAGGAGGAATGGGGGTTGGAGTTTCTTTATCAGGTTTAGCCTCAGCTGTTGCAAATGAGGGCGGTATTGGAGTTATTTCTTCTGCTGGCATTGGTATGCTTGAACCTGATTTCAGCACAAATTTCAACGAAGCAAACAAAAGAGCCTTGCGCAAAGAAATAAGAAAGGCAAAGAAGATAACAACGGGCATTATCGGTGTAAATATAATGGTAGCCCTTTCAGATTTTGATGATCATATACAGGTTGCGTTAGATGAAGGTGCAGATTTACTTTTTGTTGGTGCAGGACTTCCACTAAGGTTTCCAAAAATATCGCTGTCGGGCAGATTGACGAAAGTTATAACCAAAGTTATTCCTATAGTATCTTCGGCAAGAGCGGCTAAAATTATATTTCAATATTGGGCAAAACACTACAATAATGTACCTGCCGCTGTGGTTGTTGAGGGTCCATTAGCTGGTGGACATCTCGGTTTCAAAAAGGAGCAAATAAATAATCCTGATTATTCTTTAGAAAAAATATTCCCTGATGTTATTTCAGTAATAAAAACTTTTGAGCAACAATTTAATAAAGATATTCCAGTTATTGCTGCAGGAGGCATATATACAGGTGCGGATATTCATAAATTTATCCAGTTAGGAGCACAAGGAGTGCAGATAGCAACCAGATTTGTTGCGACTCACGAGTGTGACGCAGACATAAAGTTTAAAGAGGCATATATAAAATGCAAAAAAAAAGATATCATCATAATTGAGAGTCCTGTTGGATTACCGGGAAGAGCGATAAAAAATCAGTTTCTTGATGATGTCTCAAGAGGAATAAAAAAGCCATTTAAATGTCCATGGCAGTGTCTCAAAACCTGTGACTTCAAAAATACACCATACTGTATTGCACTTGCATTAACTAATGCCAAAAAGGGAGATCTTGAAAGAGGATTTGCTTTTGCAGCAGCTAATGCCTATAGAGTTGATAAAATTGTCTCTGTTAAAGAATTGATAGCGTCTTTGTTAGAAGAGTATAAAAATGCATCTAAGCGACCCACTTAG
- a CDS encoding GAF domain-containing protein, translating into MRKETAPLPNSIGYDLTLRQIKKVSNNQISLNDKLENICKLLYDAVSYYDWVGFYLVDKSKRDELILGPFVGTPTEHVRIAFGEGVCGQVAEQKKTMTVQDVSQEKNYLSCNIDVRSEIVVPIFKNIEIVGEIDIDSHSVSPFTNDDKIFIEKVAKIVSNFITQV; encoded by the coding sequence ATGAGGAAAGAAACAGCACCATTACCTAATTCAATCGGGTATGATTTAACCCTCAGACAAATCAAAAAAGTCTCTAATAACCAGATATCACTAAATGATAAGCTGGAAAATATTTGTAAATTACTTTACGATGCTGTTTCTTATTACGACTGGGTAGGATTTTATTTGGTAGACAAATCTAAGAGAGATGAACTTATTTTAGGACCGTTTGTTGGAACGCCCACTGAACATGTAAGAATAGCCTTTGGTGAAGGAGTATGTGGACAGGTTGCTGAACAAAAGAAAACAATGACTGTGCAGGATGTATCACAAGAAAAAAATTATTTGTCTTGTAATATAGATGTAAGATCTGAAATTGTAGTTCCAATTTTTAAAAACATAGAGATAGTTGGAGAAATTGATATTGACTCACATTCTGTATCTCCATTCACAAATGATGATAAAATATTTATTGAAAAGGTGGCTAAAATAGTTTCTAATTTTATTACACAAGTGTAA